One window from the genome of Neospora caninum Liverpool complete genome, chromosome VI encodes:
- a CDS encoding K+ channel tetramerisation domain-containing protein — MTPQASPKEAKTPPSQTCSGDAASRAAPVTPLELLCPRYPFPLLRARPSSASSRSMCAPAQRREREVHPESVQDGLSADSAAAAHTRMRRDRHADRPSAGEGKSDYGELRQRGSASCSGSRIHRLQTLLRLAVIARCMHAANAARAEAAGGKAKKGKSGATGKESATCLAGTLSSESATGEREELASPSSLSSPSGESAKPAGPHSASSPSRQKSGTHPLSSRPTRARTPLPPGRSVTSLATHQTLREEKESSPGDLSASRDACTLGEERRGDKSEPEAALDARKNPVRRDLERMPLHLLHPKHRPLALLFRASRTPWAALLRPVDFPQGFPGEGRAPRASKDPKEKNSQAKDQGDTARANGERDAEAETVSFPGVSRKAETCPLGDDEDEQIGGKSGHTAAVSLPGSQSGNVSNLDRALEDVLSEERIFPRVSEYLCRYFQSYADRRTLMLGLASSSPSTPASSPSLSVCPDPPSPSSPLKQPVGERPAFVSLTARRNLAEILGFQSLRFSAQRQDTRVRRAGSRGTTEFQIHSSPCPVSDACSCSSCPGSASRCPSRCAPPPSVSRSPASRRTGDSYQPEDERLHFSFDQAVQAAPFPRSPLSPSVSSLLQKLRGRVGRGPESRALTPQSLLAILERRARAEAWRRIAGEYVRGRRCEEEKQKRQRQRVEEPERTPVANAAVEAGPSAKKRNFGSIAVRARRESSTWGRPDLSGEESPCSLCPCAFDPSSAASCSGSVSSSPTPFSHSSASCSGPRRLCSSSGHSPPATERRAQATCLREPLAVACVVLERLREEYWAEVEKAAAGGHDPLPAFDSEPKEPRAERHAWEEREQARETRRRWQLLGLRRGTDPREEDVPSRSDSGEETNASRESAGEKVMRQDTKHADRIDRECAGKPQAAIDTRKTPAKEVPEAEGAALAKRNSDAAKTDVDSGFVVERSEESRARTQRDSARDKNVCLDAQVDFLLQMYLHTDQILRQNE; from the coding sequence ATGACCCCCCAGGCCTCAccaaaagaagcgaaaacgccTCCGTCACAGACGTGTTccggcgacgccgcctcTCGGGCCGCTCCAGTGACGCCGCTGGAGTTGCTGTGTCCTCGCtatccgtttcctctccttcgcgctcgGCCGAGTTCAGCCTCCAGCCGTTCCATGTGTGCACCCGCTcagcgaagagaacgcgaagtcCACCCAGAAAGCGTTCAGGACGGCCTCTCGGCTGACAGCGCGGCagccgcacacacacgcatgcgccgagACCGCCATGCCGACCGTCCTTCggcaggagaaggaaagagcgacTACGGCGAgctgaggcagagaggctCGGCTTCCTGCTCAGGAAGTCGCATTCACCGCCTGCAGACTCTCCTTCGCTTGGCTGTGATCGcgcggtgcatgcacgccgccaacgcggcgcgagcggaggcggcaggcggaaaggcgaagaaggggaaaagcggggcgacggggaaggagTCAGCGACGTGCCTCGCAGGCACGCTTTCTTCAGAGAGTGCGACGGGAGAGCGTGAGGAGCTCGCGTccccttcgtcgctctcttcgccctctggGGAGTCTGCGAAGCCCGCGGGCCCCCACAGTGcatcgtctccgtcgcgccaGAAATCCGGAACGCACCCGTTAAGCTCTCGCCCGACTCGTGCGCGGactcctctgcctcctggtCGAAGCGTGACGTCTTTGGCAACGCACCAAACGCtccgcgaggagaaagaatcCAGTCCGGGAGACTTGTCTGCCAGTCGCGATGCGTGCACGCTCGGggaggaacggcgaggagacaagagcgaGCCTGAGGCGGCGCTAGATGCGCGGAAAAACCCAGTCCGCCGAGACCTCGAACGCATGCCGCTTCATCTCCTTCATCCTAAACATCGgcccctcgctcttctgttcAGAGCCTCACGCACGCCTTGggcggcgcttctccgccCGGTCGATTTCCCTCAAGGATTCCCCGGCGAAGGACGCGCTCCTCGAGCGAGCAAAGACcccaaagagaagaacagccaGGCAAAGGACcagggagacacggcgagagCAAACGGGGAAAGGGACGCAGAAGCGGAAACCGTAAGCTTTCCAGGCGTATCgcggaaagcagagacgtgTCCActcggcgacgacgaagacgagcagATTGGAGGGAAAAGCGGGCACACAGCTgcggtctctcttcccggTTCCCAATCTGGAAACGTGAGTAATCTTGATCGAGCTCTGGAAGATGTGCTGAGCGAAGAACGCAttttccctcgcgtttcggAGTACCTTTGTCGCTATTTCCAGTCGTACGCCGACCGCCGCACCCTCATGCTaggcctcgcttcctcttcgccttcgacTCCAGCTtcgtccccttctctttcagTCTGTCCTGAtcccccgtctccgtcttcgccgctgaAACAGCCTGTTGGAGAAAGGCCTGCATTCGTGTCTCTCACCGCTCGGCGAAATCTCGCCGAAATTTTGGGTTTCCAGTCCCTTCGCTTTTCCGCCCAGAGACAGGACACTCGCGTAAGGCGAGCAGGTTCCCGAGGCACCACCGAGTTCCAGATTCACTCCTCGCCTTGCCCTGTTTCTGACGCCTGCTCCTGCTCCAGCTGTCCGGGTTCCGCGAGCCGGTGCCCGTCGCGGTGCGCTCCGCCCCCGTCTGTGTCGCGttctcctgcgtcgcgcCGCACCGGTGATTCTTACCAGCCAGAAGACGAACGGCTCCACTTCTCCTTCGACCAGGCGGTACAGGCGGcaccttttcctcgttctccgctgtctccgtctgtctcttctctgctccagAAGCTCAGAGGGCGTGTGGGGCGTGGGCCTGAGAGTCGAGCGTTGACGCCTCAAAGCCTCCTGGCCATCCTGGAAAGACGTGCACGCGCAGAAGCGTGGAGACGCATTGCTGGCGAATATGTGCGAGGCCGTCGatgtgaagaagagaaacaaaagcgACAGCGGCAACGTGTTGAGGAACCGGAAAGAACGCCTGTCGCAAACGCTGCGGTCGAGGCGGGGCCTtccgcgaagaaacggaatTTTGGATCGATAGCGGTgcgcgcgagacgagagtCGTCCACCTGGGGAAGGCCTGACCTCAGTGGTGAGGAGTCcccttgctctctctgcccatGCGCCTTCGatccttcttccgctgcttcctGCTCCGgaagtgtctcttcttctccgactcctttttctcactcttccgcctcgtgctctgggcctcgtcgtctctgttcttcgtctGGTCATTCTCCgccagcgacggagagacgtgCTCAGGCGACGTGCCTGAGAGAGCCGCTGGCCGTCGCGTGCGTCGTCTTGGAGCGGCTGCGGGAAGAATACTGGGCCGAggtcgagaaggcggcggcgggcgGGCACGACCCTCTCCCCGCGTTCGACTCCGAACCGAAGGAACCacgcgcggagagacacgcgtgggaagaacgcgagcaAGCACGGGAAACCCGTCGACGCTGGCAACTGCTCGGGCTCCGCAGAGGGACAgatccgagagaagaggacgtgCCATCCAGGTCGGACTcaggggaagaaacgaacgcaagcagagagagcgctgGAGAAAAGGTGATGCGACAAGACACGAAGCATGCAGACAGAATCGACAGGGAATGCGCCGGGAAGCCCCAAGCAGCGATTGACACGAGGAAAACACCTGCCAAAGAGGTGCCGGAAGCTGAAGGGGCGGCTCTCGCGAAACGGAATTCCGATGCAGCGAAAACCGATGTGGACTCTGGCTTTGTTGTGGAACGCTCAGAAGAAAGTCGAGCGAGAActcagagagacagcgcacgAGACAAGAATGTCTGCCTCGACGCCCAAGTCGATTTTCTCCTCCAGATGTATCTGCACACAGACCAGATCCTTCGGCAGAATGAGTAG